In Chlorobiota bacterium, the sequence CTGGGGCGGGGGGATCAGCATCATAAACGGATCGCCCAGTTCCGTAAACCCAACGGAGTGCTCATACTGCGCCACCAGTATCGGCCCCGAAGCCGCGATATGTTGCGCCCGGGTCAGCGGAAGCTCCACCGATTTCCCGGCCCGCAACATCGGCTGCGGCGCGCCATCAAGCGTCCATGTGGTGCTGTCGCTGGCGGCAATCACCCGCACCACGGCTTCGTATCGGGATTGTGGGGTAATCGGGAAATGCGGGGTAATCAAAGCCTCATTCCCCCACGTTTCCAGCGGCGGCAGCTGCTCAACCAAATGGTCCCGATAGTTCCCCACCAACACCGGAATTGAGGAGCGTTTTGTTCCGCCATACACCGCCACCGGCTTATCGGCATTGATGATTGTTCCGCTCACATCCTGCGGGCCGTTTAAGGAGGATTGCGCAAAGTAGGCTTGGCCGCTGTCCAGCCGAACCGCGAACGATTGCTTGGCCGGACGCCGGTTGATTTCCGCAGGGGACGTGATATTCACCGTCGTCCCGTTCTTCGTGGCAATCACCACAAATTCGGAGGGCATATCATAGTCGTCGAAGCCTTCTGCGTAGCCGTTCGGATAGGCCAGAACGATGTACCGCCCGCTGAGCACATCGGTTGGCAGCGACATGAACGCATCGGCCGACATGGTGCGGATGTTGGCCCCGTACAACGTCACCTCATCCTCCGCCACCACTTTCAGCGTCCGGCGGCTGATGGAGTCGGTGGCGGCATCGGCAATCTCAACGCCGGTTCCAAAGACCCGCGAAATATCAACCCGAACCGGAGTGTTGGCTTTGGGGATCGGGACCGCGTGGGTGCGGCCATTCCGATGGTAGGTGATGGTGACGTTCGTTGGGCGTTCGCAGCTGATGTACAGATCCATCTGCGAAGTCTCATCCCAATCGCCCGACCCGTTGTTGGCCATGAACGCCACCCAAAACTCCTTGCCGCGATTATCGCGGGCTTGGGCATGGGCGGCGCACGATGCGGCAATGGATACCGCAATGGCTGCAATCAGTGGAAGAAGCAATCGTTGGAAACTTGGCGCAAGGCTCATGGGCAACCGCCGTAGGGAAGTCGTTCATCGTGGATTTTTTAATGATCCAGTCCCGGCAGTTTGGTCACGCTTGGGGGCGTGCCGATTGGCGTTGCCGCGCAATCATCTGGTAACCACCAGTTTTTGCGCCATCACATCGCCGCTGCTGGTCTGCATCTGCAAGAAGTACAGCCCTTGCGGCAGGTTCGTTACATCCATTTGGATTTGCGCAACGCCCCCCGGCATTGGGTCCTTATCCAGCAGCCGCTGCTTCTCGTTCCCGAACTCATCCAGCACCACCAACGTCACGTTCTGGTCCGCATCCAGCCCAAAACCGACGGTTGCGGTTTGGCTTGACGCTGGGTTGGGGAATGGAGCCATCAGATAATTGCGCCGCGCAAACCCGCCCACCAGGAACGTCAGCGCGTTGCCGCAGCGGTCGGCCCCGCTTCCGGCCAACGGAAGCACGTTCGCCGTTAGCTCCACAAGCTCCGAATACGCACCGCAGTTGAAATCCACCACCAGCGTATCAATCCGCTGGCCCACCCCACGGGGCCGCATGCAGACCATGAAGCGGCGGGTTTCGCCAGGAAGAAGCGTTATCGGAAGTTGATCCGGAGGGATGGA encodes:
- a CDS encoding T9SS type A sorting domain-containing protein; this translates as MSLAPSFQRLLLPLIAAIAVSIAASCAAHAQARDNRGKEFWVAFMANNGSGDWDETSQMDLYISCERPTNVTITYHRNGRTHAVPIPKANTPVRVDISRVFGTGVEIADAATDSISRRTLKVVAEDEVTLYGANIRTMSADAFMSLPTDVLSGRYIVLAYPNGYAEGFDDYDMPSEFVVIATKNGTTVNITSPAEINRRPAKQSFAVRLDSGQAYFAQSSLNGPQDVSGTIINADKPVAVYGGTKRSSIPVLVGNYRDHLVEQLPPLETWGNEALITPHFPITPQSRYEAVVRVIAASDSTTWTLDGAPQPMLRAGKSVELPLTRAQHIAASGPILVAQYEHSVGFTELGDPFMMLIPPPQQFDSIYSFQCVINDEFVAHYANVVIPSNAASSLRIDSAAVRATFRPIPGTRFSYAQIPLAAGAHFARADSTFGLYVYGYGAANSYGYPGGMLLKDLTPPPPDSLRWADNCGNELIFQSGAMARRNTMMAPFPNPNAGSIATLYVGLSSDQQVTVVVSDPLGNVRLRPFDNVPMRGGVGALQLRLDELPQGEYFVQLRTSGGEVMTQKLLIAR